The Vibrio agarivorans genome window below encodes:
- a CDS encoding uroporphyrinogen-III synthase codes for MSVLITRPDEPGRQLTQHLNQVGIAAHHFPLISILASNKNHQLQHDLECADIVIAVSQYAVTYADKSIKHWPSQCLYFAIGSKTALQLEQVTKKTVYTPEIHESEHFLLLPELSQSRIFKKKVIILRGNGGRDLIREQLSARGAYVEYREVYQRKNIKFDSKLAITEWQDNLIQHVVITSSEQLNHLLSMCRGNKSWLVERCVYVPSERIAQEAKALGFTQVVCTHGASNTVITRALQAHIKENNNDQKDQ; via the coding sequence ATGTCTGTGCTCATCACTCGGCCTGATGAGCCGGGTAGACAGCTTACACAGCATTTGAATCAGGTGGGCATTGCTGCCCACCACTTCCCTCTCATATCTATTTTAGCGTCGAATAAAAATCATCAACTGCAACACGACCTCGAATGCGCTGATATCGTTATCGCAGTCAGTCAGTATGCCGTCACCTATGCCGATAAAAGCATTAAACATTGGCCAAGCCAGTGCCTCTATTTTGCTATCGGTAGTAAAACTGCACTACAGCTCGAACAAGTGACTAAAAAAACGGTCTATACACCTGAAATCCACGAAAGTGAGCACTTTTTATTGCTGCCAGAATTGAGCCAATCGCGCATTTTTAAGAAAAAAGTCATTATCCTTCGAGGTAATGGTGGACGCGATCTGATTCGAGAACAACTATCTGCAAGAGGTGCCTATGTCGAATATCGAGAGGTTTATCAGCGCAAAAATATCAAATTTGATTCAAAATTAGCCATCACAGAATGGCAAGATAATCTGATACAACATGTAGTTATCACGAGCAGTGAGCAGTTAAACCATCTATTATCTATGTGCAGAGGTAACAAAAGCTGGCTTGTAGAGCGTTGCGTCTATGTCCCCAGCGAAAGAATAGCGCAAGAAGCAAAAGCGCTTGGCTTTACACAAGTCGTTTGCACACATGGTGCATCAAATACTGTCATTACTCGTGCTCTCCAAGCTCACATTAAGGAAAATAACAATGACCAAAAAGATCAATGA
- a CDS encoding uroporphyrinogen-III C-methyltransferase, producing the protein MTKKINEQPESDKNTQKNEPALTSENTSKQETSPSKDTTKADEAKTKIDTTDKKPEAKPTNKEQSKEKKSGNKLAVLAILIALGIGAAGFYKLQEQDRIYQAEIAALKTQIEMKQSEFASTIEASLAKTIERATELTHQAEVAVEQQQKSIESLQFAIADVQGRRPNDWLLAEADHLVKLAGRKLFLEKDAVTATRLMETADQRIATLNDPSLVPLRQQMAKDITELKGIPLVDREGLVLRITALQQQVSGLPLANAILPEEQPQEEVVVSSDINDWQENLKSSFKSFSESFITFRTRDGNVIPLLSPQQHFYLSENIKGKLETAIKSVYLEQGEIYQTAMANALEWSETFFDQDNHQVKQFNAALKELQQQDVHVEYPQKLVSQQPLEDVIRDRLRRGVTSIVEENK; encoded by the coding sequence ATGACCAAAAAGATCAATGAGCAACCAGAATCTGATAAAAACACTCAAAAGAATGAACCTGCGTTGACCTCAGAAAACACGAGCAAACAAGAAACATCCCCTTCAAAAGACACTACCAAAGCCGACGAGGCAAAGACAAAAATAGACACAACAGACAAAAAGCCTGAAGCAAAGCCCACAAATAAAGAGCAATCAAAAGAGAAAAAGTCGGGGAATAAGCTCGCCGTATTGGCTATTTTGATTGCACTAGGTATTGGAGCGGCAGGGTTCTATAAACTTCAAGAACAAGACCGAATCTATCAGGCAGAGATTGCGGCTCTAAAAACTCAAATTGAAATGAAGCAAAGTGAGTTTGCCAGCACTATTGAGGCCTCTCTGGCCAAAACCATTGAGAGAGCAACCGAACTTACTCACCAAGCTGAAGTTGCTGTAGAGCAGCAACAAAAAAGTATTGAGAGTCTTCAATTCGCAATTGCAGATGTACAAGGACGACGCCCCAACGACTGGCTACTGGCAGAAGCAGATCACCTCGTAAAGCTTGCTGGACGTAAATTATTCTTAGAAAAAGATGCTGTCACCGCGACCAGATTAATGGAAACGGCTGATCAGCGTATTGCAACGCTGAATGACCCTAGCTTGGTACCTTTGCGCCAACAAATGGCCAAAGATATTACAGAGCTAAAAGGTATTCCTCTTGTAGACCGTGAAGGTCTTGTCCTTCGCATTACTGCATTGCAACAGCAAGTGAGCGGGCTACCGTTAGCAAATGCCATTCTCCCTGAAGAGCAACCACAAGAAGAGGTCGTTGTTTCGAGTGATATTAATGATTGGCAAGAGAACCTTAAGAGTTCGTTCAAATCATTTAGTGAGAGCTTTATTACCTTCCGAACAAGAGATGGCAATGTCATACCTCTTCTTTCACCACAACAGCACTTCTATTTGAGTGAAAACATTAAAGGTAAACTCGAAACCGCCATTAAGTCTGTTTACTTAGAGCAAGGCGAAATCTACCAAACCGCAATGGCAAATGCACTTGAGTGGAGTGAAACCTTTTTTGATCAGGATAACCATCAGGTTAAGCAGTTCAATGCCGCACTCAAAGAACTGCAGCAGCAAGATGTACATGTCGAATATCCACAAAAGCTCGTATCACAACAACCTTTAGAAGATGTGATTCGAGATCGTCTAAGACGTGGTGTTACATCCATCGTAGAGGAGAATAAATAA
- a CDS encoding heme biosynthesis protein HemY, whose protein sequence is MFRTVFLFVILGLGLFVGTQYSGQQGYVLISIANKTIEMSVTTLVIFIIATLAALFFLEFILKRAASMSYNTWNWFSVRKLRRSRRYTNEGIIKLLEGDFKHAEKKVMRWANHHDKPLLCYLIAAEAAFSQGDENKRQQYLEKASEQDDSTLAVGLTRAKQDIRAKNYELAFDGLSTLNGQFPNNSLIQDLLKGVYIELKLWQPLIDILPKLGREKSINKEESDRYLLLAHSGLLEEIAQQKGSEGLIAHWDSLPKKLKNEPSLIATFSKQLIARKADYEAFGVVKNVLKKTNVEELYALLPEMNLSDRHPMNQFLLSSIKKDPDNAAAHSALGQLYIREQNWPEAQKHLEQALAKRSNVSDYAYLADALEHQNLNQAARDVSRKALTLVKS, encoded by the coding sequence ATGTTTAGAACAGTTTTTCTCTTCGTTATCCTCGGGCTAGGCCTCTTCGTTGGTACCCAATACTCTGGCCAGCAAGGCTATGTGCTCATTTCAATTGCCAATAAGACAATTGAAATGAGTGTGACCACACTAGTGATCTTCATCATTGCTACCTTAGCGGCCTTATTCTTCTTAGAGTTTATTCTCAAACGCGCTGCGTCAATGAGTTACAACACTTGGAACTGGTTTAGTGTCCGTAAACTTAGACGTTCAAGACGTTACACCAATGAAGGCATCATCAAACTCCTAGAGGGTGATTTCAAACACGCCGAAAAGAAAGTCATGCGCTGGGCTAACCACCACGATAAACCATTACTCTGTTACTTAATCGCAGCTGAAGCAGCATTTAGCCAAGGAGATGAAAATAAGCGTCAGCAATATCTAGAGAAAGCCTCAGAACAAGACGATTCGACATTAGCAGTAGGGCTGACACGAGCGAAACAAGATATACGTGCAAAGAACTACGAGTTGGCGTTTGATGGCCTTAGTACACTCAACGGCCAGTTTCCAAATAACTCACTTATACAGGACCTATTGAAAGGTGTGTATATTGAACTAAAACTATGGCAGCCACTGATAGATATTTTGCCAAAGTTAGGTCGTGAAAAATCGATTAACAAAGAAGAGAGCGATCGTTACCTTCTACTTGCTCATAGCGGTTTATTGGAAGAAATCGCACAACAAAAAGGCAGTGAGGGTCTAATCGCGCATTGGGATAGCCTGCCGAAGAAACTAAAAAATGAACCAAGCCTCATCGCGACTTTTAGCAAACAACTAATCGCACGCAAAGCTGATTACGAAGCGTTCGGCGTTGTCAAAAATGTGCTGAAGAAAACTAATGTCGAAGAGCTTTATGCCCTTCTTCCAGAGATGAACTTGTCAGACCGACACCCTATGAACCAGTTTTTGTTATCTTCTATTAAGAAGGATCCGGACAACGCCGCAGCCCACAGTGCTTTAGGTCAGTTGTATATCCGAGAACAGAACTGGCCTGAGGCACAAAAGCATTTAGAACAAGCCCTTGCGAAGCGCTCTAATGTTTCTGATTATGCTTATCTTGCGGATGCGCTAGAACATCAAAACTTGAATCAAGCAGCTCGGGATGTCTCTCGTAAAGCCCTTACCTTAGTTAAGTCATAG
- the fre gene encoding NAD(P)H-flavin reductase, protein MTIKCKVKSIEPLACNTYQILLHPETPVAFKAGQYLMVVMGEKDKRPFSIASSPCRHEGELELHIGAAEHNAYAIEVVESMQKALEQNGEIEIEAPFGDAWVRENNARPLLLIAGGTGFSYVRSILDHCIAQSINEPIYLYWGAKDACQLYAYKEIEDIAQKHSHVQFVPVIEQASSDWKGKVGNVLQAVADDFASLEAFDIYIAGRFEMAGAAREQFTQNKSAHSEYMYSDAFAFI, encoded by the coding sequence ATGACTATAAAGTGTAAAGTAAAGTCGATTGAGCCTTTGGCATGTAATACTTACCAAATCTTGTTACACCCAGAGACACCAGTCGCCTTCAAAGCAGGCCAGTATCTAATGGTTGTTATGGGAGAAAAAGATAAACGTCCGTTCTCTATTGCTAGTAGCCCTTGTCGTCACGAAGGCGAATTAGAACTGCACATTGGTGCTGCTGAGCATAATGCCTATGCGATTGAGGTTGTAGAGTCAATGCAAAAGGCGTTAGAGCAAAACGGTGAGATAGAGATTGAAGCGCCATTTGGGGATGCATGGGTTAGAGAAAACAATGCAAGACCTCTACTACTTATCGCAGGCGGAACAGGTTTCAGCTATGTACGCTCTATCCTTGATCACTGTATTGCGCAGTCAATTAACGAACCTATCTACTTATACTGGGGTGCGAAAGATGCGTGTCAGTTATATGCATACAAAGAAATAGAAGATATTGCTCAAAAGCACAGCCATGTTCAGTTTGTTCCAGTGATTGAACAAGCTTCCAGTGACTGGAAAGGGAAAGTCGGCAATGTCTTGCAAGCTGTGGCAGATGACTTTGCTTCATTAGAAGCATTCGACATCTATATAGCTGGACGTTTTGAGATGGCTGGCGCTGCAAGAGAGCAATTTACTCAAAATAAGTCAGCGCATAGTGAATACATGTACTCAGATGCGTTTGCATTCATATAA
- a CDS encoding 2Fe-2S iron-sulfur cluster-binding protein, with protein MSFTVTITPENITFDVESEQTILEGALNNNIRFPNRCQVGACAACLCKLISGEVTYHLEPVLTESEKAQGWVFACQAKVESNLIISLSD; from the coding sequence ATGAGCTTTACAGTCACAATCACGCCGGAAAACATCACTTTTGATGTTGAATCGGAGCAAACAATACTGGAAGGCGCGCTCAACAATAATATACGTTTTCCTAATCGTTGCCAGGTCGGTGCTTGTGCCGCTTGTTTGTGTAAGTTGATTTCAGGGGAGGTGACCTACCACCTTGAGCCCGTGTTAACTGAATCAGAAAAAGCACAAGGCTGGGTGTTTGCGTGCCAAGCTAAAGTAGAAAGTAATCTCATAATCTCTCTGTCAGATTAG
- the rho gene encoding transcription termination factor Rho encodes MNLTELKNRPVSELVKLGESLGLENLARLRKQDIIFAILKAHAKSGEDIFGDGVLEILQDGFGFLRSADSSYLAGPDDIYVSPSQIRRFNLRTGDSIAGKIRPPKDGERYFALLKVNTVNHDKPDNARNKILFENLTPLHANERMVMERGNGATEDITARILDLASPIGKGQRGLIVAPPKAGKTMLLQNIAQSIAHNHPECELMVLLIDERPEEVTEMQRLVKGEVVASTFDEPASRHVQVAEMVIEKAKRLVEHKKDVVILLDSITRLARAYNTVVPSSGKVLTGGVDANALHRPKRFFGAARNVEEGGSLTIIATALVDTGSKMDEVIYEEFKGTGNMELHLNRKIAEKRVFPAIDFNRSGTRREELLTKNDELQKMWILRKIVHPMGEIDAMEFLIDKLAMTKTNDEFFDAMRRQK; translated from the coding sequence ATGAATCTTACAGAACTGAAGAACAGACCTGTGTCTGAGCTTGTTAAGCTGGGCGAAAGCTTAGGTTTAGAAAACCTTGCTCGCCTGAGAAAACAAGACATTATCTTCGCCATCCTAAAAGCACACGCAAAAAGTGGTGAAGACATTTTTGGCGATGGGGTTCTCGAGATTCTTCAAGACGGTTTTGGTTTCCTGCGTAGCGCAGACAGTTCTTACCTTGCTGGCCCTGATGACATCTATGTCTCGCCTAGTCAGATTCGTCGTTTCAACCTACGTACAGGTGATTCGATTGCCGGTAAGATTCGTCCACCAAAAGACGGTGAACGATACTTTGCATTGTTGAAGGTAAACACGGTTAACCATGACAAGCCTGACAATGCACGAAATAAGATTCTTTTTGAAAACCTGACTCCACTGCATGCCAATGAGCGCATGGTGATGGAGCGCGGTAATGGTGCGACAGAAGATATCACTGCTCGTATCCTAGACTTAGCTTCTCCTATCGGTAAAGGTCAACGTGGTCTAATCGTTGCTCCGCCAAAAGCTGGTAAAACAATGCTGCTGCAAAATATTGCACAGAGCATTGCTCATAACCACCCTGAGTGTGAGTTGATGGTACTGCTTATCGATGAACGTCCAGAAGAAGTAACAGAGATGCAGCGCCTGGTTAAAGGTGAAGTAGTTGCATCAACTTTTGATGAACCAGCTTCTCGTCACGTTCAAGTGGCAGAAATGGTTATCGAGAAAGCAAAACGTCTTGTCGAACATAAGAAAGACGTGGTTATCCTGCTTGACTCTATTACTCGTCTTGCGCGTGCTTACAACACAGTTGTACCTTCATCAGGTAAGGTTTTGACTGGTGGTGTTGATGCGAATGCTCTACATCGTCCAAAACGTTTCTTCGGTGCGGCACGTAACGTAGAAGAAGGTGGTAGCTTGACTATCATCGCTACAGCACTGGTTGATACTGGCTCTAAGATGGATGAGGTTATTTACGAAGAGTTCAAGGGTACAGGTAACATGGAACTGCACTTGAATCGTAAGATTGCTGAAAAGCGTGTGTTCCCAGCGATTGACTTCAATCGCAGTGGTACTCGTCGTGAAGAGCTACTGACAAAGAATGATGAGCTGCAAAAAATGTGGATTCTCCGCAAAATCGTTCACCCAATGGGCGAAATTGATGCAATGGAGTTCCTCATCGATAAGCTAGCGATGACCAAAACAAACGATGAGTTCTTTGACGCAATGCGTCGTCAAAAATAA
- the trxA gene encoding thioredoxin TrxA → MSDKILQLTDDGFENDVINAAGPVLVDFWAEWCGPCKMIAPILDEIADEYEGKLTVGKLNIDQNAGTPPKFGIRGIPTLLLFKDGAVAATKVGALSKTQLKEFLDANV, encoded by the coding sequence ATGAGCGACAAGATTTTGCAGCTAACCGACGACGGTTTTGAGAACGATGTAATCAACGCTGCAGGCCCAGTCCTAGTGGACTTTTGGGCAGAATGGTGTGGTCCATGTAAAATGATTGCACCAATTCTTGATGAAATCGCAGACGAGTACGAAGGCAAGCTAACGGTAGGTAAATTAAATATCGACCAGAACGCTGGCACACCACCAAAATTCGGTATTCGCGGTATTCCAACACTACTTTTGTTTAAAGATGGTGCTGTTGCGGCGACGAAAGTGGGTGCACTTTCAAAGACTCAACTGAAAGAGTTCCTAGACGCGAACGTATAA
- the rhlB gene encoding ATP-dependent RNA helicase RhlB codes for MKKTHITEQKFADLDLHSKIIEGLDKKGFEFCTPIQAKALPVLLTGRDIAGQAQTGTGKTLAFLTATFNHLLNTPEHEGRKPSQPRAIIMAPTRELAIQIFNDAAPLIESTGIKAALAYGGESYDKQLSKLEQGVDVLIGTTGRIIDFYKQRVFNLNHIQAVVLDEADRMFDLGFIKDIRFLFRRMPEPKDRLNMLFSATLSYRVQELAFEHMHNPEHVVVEPEQKTGHRIQEELFYPSNEHKMALLQTLIEEEWPDRAIIFANTKHKCESVWGHLAADGHRVGLLTGDVPQKKREKILEQFTQGEVDILVATDVAARGLHIPQVTHVFNFDLPDDCEDYVHRIGRTGRAGASGHSISFACEDYAINLPGIEEYIEHSIPVSDYDASALIEDLPAPLRMRTNSRSPNSQQRRTNTGGSRNNGRKPQRRPRQRQQRDS; via the coding sequence ATGAAAAAGACGCATATAACAGAGCAGAAGTTCGCCGATTTGGATTTACACTCCAAAATTATTGAAGGTTTGGATAAAAAAGGGTTTGAATTTTGTACCCCAATCCAAGCTAAGGCGTTGCCGGTATTGCTCACCGGCCGTGACATTGCAGGCCAGGCCCAAACGGGTACTGGTAAGACGCTTGCGTTTCTAACTGCTACTTTTAACCACTTATTGAATACGCCTGAACATGAAGGCCGCAAACCGAGCCAGCCTCGCGCGATCATCATGGCACCCACCCGAGAGTTGGCTATCCAGATTTTCAACGATGCAGCACCGTTGATTGAATCGACAGGAATCAAAGCCGCACTGGCTTACGGTGGCGAAAGCTATGACAAGCAACTTTCGAAGCTAGAGCAAGGCGTTGATGTTCTGATCGGCACAACAGGTCGTATCATCGATTTCTACAAGCAGCGTGTATTTAACCTTAACCACATCCAAGCTGTGGTTCTGGATGAAGCAGACCGTATGTTTGATTTGGGCTTCATTAAAGACATTCGCTTCTTGTTCCGTCGCATGCCTGAGCCAAAGGATCGCTTGAACATGTTGTTCTCGGCGACACTCTCTTACCGCGTGCAAGAGCTCGCATTTGAACACATGCATAACCCAGAGCATGTGGTGGTTGAGCCTGAACAAAAAACAGGTCATCGCATCCAAGAAGAGCTGTTCTACCCATCGAATGAACACAAAATGGCACTGCTTCAAACTCTAATTGAAGAAGAGTGGCCAGATCGCGCTATCATTTTTGCCAACACAAAGCATAAGTGCGAGTCAGTTTGGGGCCACTTAGCTGCTGACGGACACCGTGTGGGTTTATTGACGGGTGATGTGCCGCAGAAGAAACGAGAGAAGATTCTTGAGCAATTCACTCAGGGTGAGGTTGATATCCTTGTTGCAACCGACGTTGCAGCGCGCGGACTCCACATTCCTCAAGTGACTCACGTCTTTAACTTCGACCTTCCTGATGACTGCGAAGACTACGTGCACCGTATTGGTCGTACTGGTCGTGCTGGCGCTAGTGGTCACTCTATCAGCTTTGCTTGTGAAGATTACGCTATTAATCTTCCAGGTATTGAAGAGTACATTGAACACAGCATCCCAGTTTCAGACTATGATGCTTCTGCGCTGATTGAGGATCTACCAGCGCCACTGCGTATGCGTACTAATTCGCGTTCGCCAAACTCTCAACAACGCCGTACAAACACGGGTGGCTCACGCAACAACGGTCGTAAGCCTCAGCGTCGCCCTCGTCAACGTCAACAAAGGGATTCTTAA
- the gppA gene encoding guanosine-5'-triphosphate,3'-diphosphate diphosphatase: MSSPLYAAIDLGSNSFHMLVVRHIDGSVQTMAKIKRKVRLAAGLDENNMLSHEAMQRGWDCLSLFAERLQDIPTSNIRIVGTATLRTAGNVDVFLAKANEILGHPIQVISGEEEAATIYRGVAHTSGGSGRRLVVDIGGASTELIIGEGFEAKALTSLKMGCVTWLEKHFKDRLLNSTNFDNAIEAAKQTLLPILEQYKSLGWDVCVGASGTVQALQEIMLTQGMDEVITHAKLKRLQKQAMTSNHLEELEIEGLTLERALVFPSGLSILIAIFELLEIDSMTLAGGALREGMAYEMVAELRQDDIRARTIASAQTRYQIDSGYGEQVATMAAKLLQQAGGDNWITEPQGIMLLDSVAKLHEIGLAIDFKKGGEHSAYLLSNLDLPGYTRAQKVFLAETARRYREHLTSLPEQHALSGSNGKRVLRLLRLAVLLTHRRSPALEPQVLLSSDGEALSLTINGDWLNANPLTAAELEIEANRQTDIGWPLTIKS, translated from the coding sequence ATGTCATCACCTCTTTATGCTGCTATCGACCTCGGGTCGAACAGTTTTCACATGCTCGTTGTGCGTCATATCGATGGCAGCGTACAAACCATGGCAAAGATTAAGCGTAAGGTTCGTCTCGCCGCAGGCCTAGATGAAAACAACATGCTAAGTCATGAAGCCATGCAACGTGGGTGGGACTGCTTGAGCTTGTTTGCAGAACGACTTCAGGATATTCCGACAAGTAACATCCGCATTGTCGGTACAGCAACACTGCGTACCGCGGGCAATGTGGATGTGTTTTTAGCGAAGGCGAATGAGATTCTCGGTCATCCGATCCAGGTCATATCTGGAGAAGAAGAAGCCGCAACCATCTATCGTGGTGTAGCTCACACGTCTGGCGGTAGTGGTCGTCGCCTAGTCGTCGATATCGGTGGTGCGAGTACGGAGCTCATTATCGGTGAAGGGTTTGAAGCCAAAGCGCTGACCAGCCTGAAAATGGGTTGTGTCACCTGGCTAGAAAAACACTTTAAAGATCGTCTCCTTAACAGCACCAACTTTGACAATGCAATTGAAGCAGCTAAGCAGACTCTGCTGCCTATTCTTGAGCAATATAAATCCCTTGGCTGGGATGTCTGTGTTGGCGCATCAGGCACGGTACAAGCCCTTCAAGAGATCATGTTGACCCAAGGTATGGATGAAGTTATTACCCATGCCAAGCTTAAGCGCTTACAAAAGCAAGCGATGACGTCTAATCACTTGGAAGAGCTGGAAATCGAAGGCCTGACACTAGAGCGTGCTCTTGTTTTCCCAAGCGGCCTTTCTATTCTCATCGCTATCTTTGAGTTGTTGGAAATAGACTCAATGACTCTCGCTGGAGGTGCGCTTCGCGAAGGGATGGCCTATGAGATGGTGGCAGAGCTACGACAAGATGACATTCGTGCGCGAACCATTGCAAGCGCGCAAACCCGTTATCAAATCGACTCTGGCTATGGCGAGCAAGTGGCCACAATGGCAGCGAAGCTCTTACAGCAAGCCGGTGGAGATAACTGGATAACCGAGCCGCAGGGGATTATGTTGCTCGACAGTGTGGCAAAGCTGCATGAAATAGGTCTAGCGATTGATTTCAAAAAAGGCGGTGAACACTCAGCGTATTTACTGAGTAACCTCGACCTACCGGGTTATACCCGCGCACAAAAGGTCTTTTTGGCCGAAACCGCTCGTCGATATCGTGAACACCTAACCTCTCTACCAGAGCAACATGCGCTATCTGGCTCGAATGGTAAACGTGTTTTACGACTGCTGCGCCTCGCTGTTTTGCTGACTCATCGCCGAAGTCCTGCGCTTGAACCACAAGTGCTGCTCTCCTCTGATGGTGAAGCTCTATCTCTCACTATCAATGGAGATTGGTTAAATGCCAATCCACTTACAGCAGCCGAACTTGAAATTGAGGCTAACCGACAGACTGATATTGGCTGGCCATTAACGATCAAATCTTAA
- a CDS encoding 7-cyano-7-deazaguanine/7-aminomethyl-7-deazaguanine transporter, whose product MSNFTPAQQRNALIYLVLFHLGIIASSNYLVQLPFTVMGFHTTWGAFTFPFIFLATDLTVRIFGAQLARRIIFLVMLPALIVSYGLSVLFFEGQFQGFGHLTEFNLFVARIAAASFMAYLLGQILDVHVFNRLRQLKQWWVAPTCSTLFGNALDTLAFFAIAFYQSPDAFMAEHWVEIALVDYVFKIVISLGLFVPMYGVLLNYLTKKLTTVEDETVQATAVQP is encoded by the coding sequence ATGAGTAACTTTACCCCTGCGCAGCAGCGCAACGCCCTTATCTATCTTGTCCTATTTCATTTAGGCATCATTGCATCAAGCAACTATCTGGTTCAGCTTCCCTTTACTGTGATGGGTTTCCATACGACATGGGGTGCATTCACCTTCCCGTTTATTTTCTTAGCGACGGATTTAACGGTTCGTATTTTTGGTGCTCAATTGGCACGCCGAATTATCTTTTTGGTGATGTTGCCAGCACTGATTGTCTCTTATGGTCTGTCGGTGTTGTTTTTTGAAGGGCAGTTTCAAGGCTTTGGGCATCTAACCGAGTTCAACTTATTTGTTGCTCGAATTGCCGCTGCGAGCTTCATGGCATATCTACTTGGCCAAATTCTTGATGTGCATGTGTTTAACCGTCTGCGACAGTTGAAGCAGTGGTGGGTTGCCCCTACGTGTTCCACGCTATTCGGAAATGCTTTGGACACATTGGCCTTCTTCGCGATTGCGTTTTATCAAAGTCCAGATGCATTTATGGCAGAGCATTGGGTCGAAATTGCGCTGGTGGATTACGTATTTAAGATTGTGATCAGCTTAGGTTTGTTTGTGCCGATGTATGGCGTTTTGCTGAATTACTTAACCAAGAAGCTCACCACCGTTGAAGATGAAACAGTGCAAGCTACGGCGGTTCAGCCCTAA
- a CDS encoding DUF3630 family protein yields the protein MDNILYGFGLLDYHAEQGRLVLRFPTFDFDSFEPIGDQMVQLLSATVVEKQQDADIHSWLIDFEGCQLFLKAEHYSESVWLEALVPAQSKQECDYLAALFQRSF from the coding sequence ATGGATAATATACTGTACGGTTTCGGCCTTCTTGATTATCACGCGGAACAAGGACGCCTTGTTCTTCGCTTTCCAACGTTTGACTTTGATAGCTTTGAGCCTATTGGTGACCAAATGGTTCAATTGCTGTCTGCGACGGTTGTCGAGAAGCAGCAAGATGCTGATATACACTCATGGCTCATAGACTTTGAAGGTTGTCAGCTGTTTCTCAAAGCGGAGCATTATAGTGAGAGTGTCTGGCTTGAAGCGTTGGTACCAGCGCAATCGAAACAAGAGTGTGACTATTTGGCCGCGCTATTTCAGCGTAGTTTTTAA